Within the Rhizobium grahamii genome, the region CCGGTCTTGCCGGTCAGCTTGGCTGTGGCTTCAACGCGCAGTCCCGGTAGCGCCGGATCTTCGGTAATCTCGACCGAAACCTTCGTCAGCATCAGCGGATGGCAAAGCGGAATGAGATTGCTCGTCTGCTTCGCAGCCATGATGCCGGCTAGACGAGCCGTGCCGATAACGTCGCCCTTCTTGGCATTACCCTGGCGGATAAGCTCCAGGGTCGCCTCGGCCATGGTCACGTGCCCCTCTGCCGTCGCGACCCGAACGCTATCGGCCTTCGCTCCAACGTCGACCATGTGAGCCTGACCGGACGAGTCGATATGCGTCAGTCCGCCATTGTCGCTCATGGCTACTCTGCCGCCTGGGCCGCGTCACCAAACAGCAGGCCACGCGTCGCCGCCGTAACGTCATCTTGGCGCATCAGGCTTTCCCCGACGAGGAAGGTATTGATGCCGACATTCTGCAGCCGCTGACAATCGGCATGGGTAAAGATACCGCTTTCACCGACCAGCAGGCGCTCTTCGGGAACCATCGCGGCAAGCGCTTCACTGACGCTAAGGCTTACTTCGAACGTCCGGA harbors:
- the moaC gene encoding cyclic pyranopterin monophosphate synthase MoaC, which translates into the protein MSDNGGLTHIDSSGQAHMVDVGAKADSVRVATAEGHVTMAEATLELIRQGNAKKGDVIGTARLAGIMAAKQTSNLIPLCHPLMLTKVSVEITEDPALPGLRVEATAKLTGKTGVEMEALTAVSVACLTIYDMAKAADRTMEISGIRLLEKSGGKSGDFRHPEHSK